The DNA segment GAGGCAGAACTGACTTCACTGTCGGATGAGGACAGCGGGAAAGGCTCCCAGTCGCCCAGCCCACGCTCACAGCCTTCTTGGTCTTTCTCCTCCATTTCAGCTTCTTCCTTGGAGGCAGAGACCGATACCACCTTCCCAGGCTTGGGCCAAGTGCCCAAGCAGCTGGCCCAGGTCTCTGAGGCCAAGGATTCCCAGTTTCAAAAAGCCTTCAACTGCCAATACTGCAGTAAGGAATGCCTCAGCCTGGGTGCCCTCAAGAGACACATCCGAAGCCACACGCTGCCCTTCCCCTGCGAAACCTGCGGGAAGGCCTTCTCCAGACCCTGGCTGCTGCGGGGCCATGTCCGGACCCACACTGGTGAGAAGCCGTTCTCCTGTCCCCACTGCAGCCGTGCCTTCGCCGACCGCTCCAACCTGCGGGCCCACCTCCAGACCCACTTGGACGTCAAGAAGTACCAGTGCCAAGAGTGCGCTCGAACCTTCTCCCGAATGGCCCTGCTCCACAAGCACCAAGAGTCGGGCTGCTCAGTGGTCTCTCGCTGACCCTAGaggctccctcttcctctccctaccTGACACGCTGCCCCCCGCCAACCAACAGCCTCCCCAAGCTCCAGAAGGAAGGAGGACACCATGCCTCATGCCACAGAATTCCCTCCTGAGCGCCCCCATTTCTGGATGCATCAGCCGCATGGGACTTTGATGAAAACCATTTTCTGGTTCTGTTTCCTCTGCTGGATCCCTCAGTGGACTCTGAAAGAGGCCTTCCCGTGGCCATGTCTGTGAATGGCTGGCGGGAGGGCAGCTGGCAGCCCCAGCTCGGGGGCTTTCTTGAACTGGCTTTtctgcatgtgtttgtgtattcAGAACTGTTTGGATACAGCTGTTTGAGCTACAGGACAAGAACTGACAGACAGTGTCCACCCCAGTCAGGggaccctccccactccctccctgaAGGAGCCCTCAGGCCACCCTCGGCGAGGTTTGACTGCAATAATCCACCCCCAGTTTCAGCCACGGGACCTTTGAAGGCGGTGGCTGACACCAGGACGTGTCTAGAGCCTGAGATGCTCTGGGCCTGAGCAGCTATTTCAGCTTCCTGTTTGGTGTGGTTGTCACCTGTTTCCCAGGCAATTTAACAATATCTCAAGAGGGACTGTAAGTAATGGTTGTCACTTGTCAGTGGCCTAAGTGGGGTGCTCTGGTCTGCCCTATGTATCTCCCAGAACTATTTTGGGAGCCCAACAGGTAGGCCTGGGAGGaagatgtttacatttttaaaagtacatgggTACTTACATTTCATACATTTTGTATCAAGGAAACGTTTTGTATAGTTAATGTGTGCAGTTTATTGATATCCAATAAagcaatttgtgtattttttaaaaagagtattcaAGGAGTACCTGAGAATgttgtttaaaataaagattCCTGGACCACATCCTCTGAAATTCTGGTTTAGGAAGTCTGGGGCAAGACCTGGTGCCTGCGTTTTTAACAACCTCCCTCCTTCGTATCCTTCTTGGAAGGAAGGATTCTCATGAACGTGGTTCATGGTTATCTCACATAGAGCACTGATCTAGGGATTTGAAGTAATTTATGGAACTCCCTAATCTAATTTACTAACTAGAAACATTTGGGGACTTTAAAGTGTGGAGCAGAAGGTAATGGGTGTAGAACAACTACCAGCTATTCCAATGGGGAGGAAATAATTTGGTCGAACTAATAACTATCTTAACCACAGCAGCCTAGTCAAGAAAACAACAGTTTCACAGGCTCTTATAATAAATCAAATGATTGTCACAAAGCCTTGAGGACCTAAAATTACCCAGCTGGTAACCAGCCAACCCTATACTTtgtcttttgtttaaaaatccaAGATTACAGCATGGGGGCAGGGGAAAAGAAATCCTATCATCTGCGGTATAAATGATCGGCTGAGAGGAGTGGGTTGGGTGCGTCATGCATCTTTAAGAAGGAGAAATGGgatgggtgggggaagggagagcagtGAAAGCCTTTTAGGAGATGggtagaaatgaaaatcaaagttTTTAGTTTCCCTCAAACTGGGTCTTAGGATAAACAAGTGGCACTCAGGGTCTCAGGAGTAAACAAGTGGCATGCTGGACaatttgagaaaatattaaaacaggGCTTTTTACTCAAAAATGTATTTGGGGCTGAGAGGCAATAAATCAATAACTGGCACACCAGGGCAAGCATAATAGAGAATGAGTTTGGAATGGTAAACCCAGCCAGACTATTCAGGCCTGGTTCACTACTGTAAGGGAGCTTGCGTTTTATTCCAAGGGGATTAAGTAATATATTGAAAGGGTTTGAGCCAGGGAATGGAGGAATAAGAGGAGAAACTAGTAGATTAATAGGAAGTAATTGCAATAAGCCTGATGAGAGATGTTAGTGGCTAGGACTAGGGTGGTGTCTGTGGAACTGATGAGAAGTGGTTGGAAGGAGATTCTGTAAGACTTTATGATAGATTTAAAGTTGTCACAAAACTGATGTCCAAAGAATATTCTAGGTCTCTGGAAAAAGGATAAACTCTGGCATAGCACATACGGGAATTTAGGGATTGTAGAAGGCTTCTTTTCATGTGACTGCCAACTCACTTTTGTGTTTGAACTtcagtttatatttatttcctaCTTGTCAAAATATTCAAGAATATTAGAC comes from the Symphalangus syndactylus isolate Jambi chromosome 8, NHGRI_mSymSyn1-v2.1_pri, whole genome shotgun sequence genome and includes:
- the LOC129488365 gene encoding zinc finger protein SNAI1-like is translated as MPRSFLVRKLPDPDRKPNYSKLPDSNPEFTFQQPYHQAHLNPTASLPTLVWDAFLALQAQPTARASLQLGLPQESPTEAELTSLSDEDSGKGSQSPSPRSQPSWSFSSISASSLEAETDTTFPGLGQVPKQLAQVSEAKDSQFQKAFNCQYCSKECLSLGALKRHIRSHTLPFPCETCGKAFSRPWLLRGHVRTHTGEKPFSCPHCSRAFADRSNLRAHLQTHLDVKKYQCQECARTFSRMALLHKHQESGCSVVSR